The Nitrospira sp. genome segment CTGGTTCGCGTTTGACGATCCTGAACAAGTGCATGATGTCTATCCCCATACCTGTCAATGCAAGACACCATCCACCGACGATCATCCACCAGGCCGACGAAAACATGTCGGAAGGCTGGTGGAAGTCGAAGACGGCCACGACACCCCCGAGCGCCAGCATCATTCCAACCGTCATCAGCGAATAGATTAGAGTTGTCATCTTCGCCTCCTTATTTGTGCATGACAGTTATCAACGCCTCCTCTGCATGTGGCCATAGGCGGCGTCGGCCAAAGTTAGGATGATCCTGGGGAGGAACTCTACTCGTTTTCTTCAAATAGGCAATCCCGTAAGATGCCCCTGTCGAGTAGATCCAATCGGACCTTCATGCTCGATGTCCCGAAAGGCCCGATAAGCGATGGCGGGAACCAACAATCCGACTCGCTCCGGGCAAACTGACCCTCCCCTGCCCTCACAGAGCAGAGCACTTCAGCAGGATTAGCTGGATTAGGGATGGTAGGTGGGCGTCTCGGAAACCTCGTAACTTATCGAGCAAGGATCTGTTGGTTTCCCCAGTGGCTTTCGCTTCGCGAGTGCACTAATTTGCAAGACTGAAATCTACTGTTTCAGCAGCATGGTGATGCAGGCGATCCGCACAAACCCCAGGAAGTTCGTGGCAGAATACTCCCAACGGATGAGCAAGCGCCGCTTCCGTTGGAGGAGTCGAGCCAAGTCCAGAACCGTTCCACGAGCCACCAGGGATGTTCACAGTGTTATGAAGTGTTAAGAATTGTTAAATAGATTCTAGAGTTTCGTTCCATGACGTGAGGCTCACGTCATGGGCTATGACACCAACAGAGCCTTGCTCTCCGTCATCATCGGCATCGGTGTTGGTCTGTTTTGCCTCGATCTGTACCTACCAAGCGGCATCAGTACCGGAGTGCTCTATGGCGGACTGGTTATCCTCTCGTTTCTCCTGCCGTACCGGAAAGGCCCACTCATTGCAGCGGCAGTCTGTTCCATACTCGACTTGGCCGGTACCGATCTCGGCTTAACCATTGTCGGCGTACCCCATTGGATGGGCGTCGTCAATCGTCTGTTCAGCCTCACGGCGCTTTGGCTACCGTTGCTGTTTTTTTTGCATCGCCGCAGAGCCGAGAACGAACTTCGGCAAGCGCACGACGAACTCGAGGCACGAGTGCAAGCGCGGACACAACAATTGGCCACTCTCAATCAATCCTTGATCACCGAGATTGCCGACCGCAAAGAGACGGAACAATCGCTGCGCGCCAGCGAAGCCGCACTGCAAGCCAGGGAACGGCAACTTCAGCAGAATCGGGAGGAGTTACGAGCGCTGGCCGGACAGCTTCTCACGGCGCAGGAAGAAGATCGTCGTCGGATCTCCCGCGACTTGCACGACCACATCAATCAACGGCTTGCGATGCTGACGATGGATCTGCGACAGCTAGAGAAAGGTAGGTTTACCGATCATGACCATCTACGGGATGAGATTCGCCGGGTGTCCGAGTGTCTAACCCTCGTTTCCGACGATGTGCGCCAAATGGCCTATCGCTTTCATCCATCCATTTTGGATGATTTGGGGCTGACAAAGGCCGTGCGCGGCCTTGTGGATGACTTTTCAACCCACACAGGTATCCAGAGCGCCTATGTGCACAATGATCCCGTTGCGGCACTGCCGGACGAAGTCACCATCTGCATCTATCGGATCGTGCAGGAAAGTCTCAGCAACGTTGCTCGGCATGCCCAGGCTTCACAGGTCGAAGTGGAGGTGATGTGCGACGAGGAGACGATCGACCTGTCCATTCGCGACAATGGGGTAGGGTTCGATCTCGAACAGTCGAGCAAACCCGGCGGGCACCTGGGATTGCTGAGCATGAAGGAGCGAGTACGCTTGGCGCAGGGCACGTTGGTGGTGGAGTCGACACGAGGACACGGCACCCATATCCGAGTTGCCATCCCGCTGACTCAAGGAGGACGGCATGTCTAAGCCGCGCGTGCTGTTGGCCGACGATCATCTCCTAGTCTTGGAGGGATTTCGTCGAATTCTCGAAGGACAGTATGAGTTGGTCGGCGCCGTCGAAGACGGGCGCGCACTCTTGGATGCCGCAGAGAAGCTTCAGCCCGATATTGTGATTCTCGATGTGTCTATGCCGTTGCTGAATGGTATTGACGCGGCGGCTCAACTGAAGAAGATCTGCCCAAGTACGAAAATCATCATTGTCACCATGCACGCAGACAGGGAATATATCCGGTCCGCCTTTGAGGCGGGAGCATCGGCCTATGTGCTCAAGCGTTCGGCGGTGGATGAATTGGACCAGGCTATTCGAGCGGCGGTTGCGGGACATTCCTATATTACCCCGTTGATTACCAAAGACATGCTCGATGTCTTTCTCTCAACAGCATCGGACACGCCGGGTGAGACGCAGCGCCTCACCACTCGTCAGCGGGAAGTTCTGCAACTGCTGACCGAGGGACGGACGGCAAAGGAAATTGCGAATATTTTGAACATCTCTTCACGGACGGTTGAATTTCATAAGAGCCAGATTCTGATGCAGCTCAATCTCCAGACCACCGCGGATTTGATCAAATACGCGCTGACCCACGGTATCGTGCCGACATCCTAGGGAGTTTCCTAGTCTCAGCTTCCCTTTAACCAGTCTCGTAATATTTCCAATCTCACCTTCGGAATTTCCGAGTTCCTCCCCTTCGGATCTGTGCGTTATAACGCTGTACATGATGAAGCATTACGGATTCGTTAAAAAGGTTTGTCACCCTGTGTCAGATTCTTTACTAGGGCCGTCGTAACGAATGACCAGCAATTCTTCCGAGAGATAGAAGATAGAGATAACAGAGGAAAGATAGAGAAGTACAGGAGGCAGACGTATGAACCAGCTTGTCCTCATTGCCCTTCGCAGGCCTTACACCTTCGTCGTCATGTCCATTCTCATCATGTTCTTAGGGACCAAGACGATTCGCCATATGCCGACCGACGTCTTCCCGAATATCACGATTCCCGTCACCTCCGTGGTCTGGATCTATTCCGGCATGATCCCGCCGCAGGTGGAAGGGCGCATCACGTACATGTTCGAACGCTTTTTGACCTCGACCGTCGAAGGCATCAAGTATATCCATAGCCATTCCTATTACGGCAGCAGCATCACCAACATCTTTCTCCAGGACGGAGTCGATGTGGGCAGAGCCGAAGCGGATATCGTGGGCATCGCGCAAAATGTCGTCAAGGCTCTGCCACCCGATATTTCTCCGCCCATGGTCATGCGTCTCGCGCCGTCTTCCATCCCGGTGGCCATGCTCGAAATCAGCTCCGACGATATGACGCCCGCGGAGCTCTACAATCTCACCTACATGCGAATTCGCCCCCTGATGGTCACCGTCCCTGGGATCGTCCTCCCGCACCCATACGGGGGGCAGGACATGCAGGTCATGGTCAACCTCGATCCGCAGAAAATGCTCGCTCGTCACCTCACGCCGTCCGATATTCACGATGTCCTCATGAAGCAATATCTCGTGCTGCCGTCCGGCGATATCAAGATCAAGCAGACCGACTGGGTCGTCCTGACGAACGCGTCACCGTTGAAGATCGATGATTTTGCGAACATTCCGATCAAGCGGGAAGGCAACGCATACGTCTACCTTCGCGACGTGGCATCGGTGCGCCTCATGGGCCGAGTTCAGCAGAACATGGTGCTCGTGAAAGGCAAGCAAACCGTCATCCTCGTCGCGATGAAGAGTACGGAGGCCTCGACTCTCGACGTGGTCGAGGGGATCAAAAAGATGATCCCGCGGGCCGAACGAGTCTCTCCAGAGGGCGTGAGGATCCGGCTCTTGGACGACGCCTCGACCTTCGTGAAAGATTCGATCTCCGACGTGCTCCATGAAATGTTGACTGCCGGCGCGCTGGTCGGCCTCATCGTGCTGCTGCTGCTCGGCTCCTGGCGGGCAACCGTTATCGTCTGGGTTTCGATCCCGCTATCCATCTTAACTGCGATCATAGGTCTGCATTGGCTCGAGGAGACGATCAACGTCATGACCTTGGGCGGGTTGGCGCTCGCTGTCGGCATTCTGGTCGATGATGCGACCGTGATGATCGAAAACATCGATCGCCATCTCGAGATGGGCAAGCCTTTGGAACAGGCCATCATCGACGCCGCCAATCAGATCGTCGTGCCGACGCTCGTCGCCACCCTCTGCATCGCGATCGCCTGGTTCCCGCTCTTCGATCTCAGCGGTGTCGCCGGTTATCTGTTCAAGCCCATGGCGGAGGCCGTCATGATCGCAATGATCGCCTCCTTTATCTTCTCGCGCACGCTAGTGCCGACCATGGCGAAATACATGATGAAGAGTCATCATGGCCAACCACATGAGCCCCATGGGCACCAACCCCATGGACAGCCAGCCGCAGAACCATCGCGGAACCCCTTCGTCCGTTTTCAGCAGGGGTTCGAACGCCGTTTTAACCGGTTCCGCGAGAGCTATGAGACGCTGCTCAAACGGATGATCGCTCGCCGCCGTGCCTTCGTCACCGTTTCGCTCGCCGTCGCGGTCGGCTCGATGGGCCTGTTTTTCTTCCTCGGTCGCGACTATTTCCCGGAGATCCGGTCGGGGGTTATTCAGATGCACATGCGAGCGCCGCTCGGGACACGTATCGAGGTGTCAGGACGCATTACCACGCTCGTCGCCAACAGCATCGAGGAGTTACTGCCCAATCAGGTCGAAAACATCGTCAGTAACTGCGGCCTGCCGGTCGGGCCGCACAATCTCGCGTTCATTCCGACGCCGACGATCGGCTCTCAGGATTGTGACATGACGATTCTCCTACATGATGAAAAATCGCCGGTGTGGGACATCCGGAAGACGCTCCGCAAGGGCTTGAAAGAGCGGTATCCGGGGACCGAATTCACGTTTCAGCCGTCCGATCTCACCGCCAAGATTCTCAATTTCGGCGCGCCCGCGCCGATCGACGTGCAGGTCAACGGCCCGGACACGTACCCCAGCTACGAATACACCCTGAAATTGGCCGACGAGTTTCGCCGAATCCCCGGCGCGAAGGACGTGGTGGTTCACCAGACGATGCGCACGCCGACCATGATGGTCGAAGGCAACCGCACGTTCGGACTCAACGTCGACAGAACCCTGAGGGACATGGCCGAAAATCTCCTCATGACGACCGCCGGCAGCCAACAAATCGATCAGATCTATTGGCTCGACCCCAGTACCGGCATGTCGTACCTGATCAATGTCTATACGCCGCAGCCGTTCATCAATAGTGTCAATAGTCTCAAGACCGTTCCGGTCGATTCCTCAAACGACCTTAAGGGTGAAGTCCAGTTGCTCGGCAATTTGTCCGACCTGATACCGGAGGGAACGCCGGGCGTGATCACACATGGCAACATCATGCCCCTGTTCGACATCTATGTCTCCGTTGAAGATCGCGACCTCGGCGGGGTGCTGGCGGATGTTCAGAAAGTCGCCAAGAGCATGGAGGACGAGAAGCCCCGCAGTGCGGAGGTCGAAATCCACGGCCAGGCCTCATTGATGTACGACGCATATGCCGAGCTGATTTTCGGGCTGCTCGTCGCGATCATGCTGATCTATCTGTTGATCGTCGTCAATTTCCAATCCTGGCTCGATCCCTTCATCATCATCACCGCCTTGCCCGGCGCGCTGGCGGGCATCGCCTGGGCCCTGTTCCTCACCCATACGCGTCTGTCGGAGCCCGCGCTGACCGGTGCCATCATGTGCATGGGCACGGCGACCGCCAATTCGATCCTCGTGGTGTCCTATGCGCGCGAGATGCTTCAAGAGCACGGCGACGCATTACGGGCCGCGATTGAAGCCGGAACGACCCGCTTCCGTCCCGTGCTCATGACCGCAGCGGCCATGATTTTCGGGATGGTCCCCATGGCGACGGGCTATTCGCAGAACGCGCCGCTGGGTCGCGCCGTCATCGGCGGCTTACTCATGGCCACGCTCTTCACCCTGCTTTTCGTACCCTGCGTGTATGCCATCATTTACAGCCGGCGTACGGCTAAGCTACCGAAGGAGATCATATGATCGCGACACTTGTTCGATCACGTATCGCCATTGCAGCCATTATTCTGTGCGGACTCTATCTCGGCTATCGGATACATGAGGCCCAAAGCGAAGCCGCCTTGCTGCGCGACAGGACGCTCGCAGAGGCCGTCCCCACCGTCGCGGTCGTTTCTCCCAAGCCGACTCCGAAGTCCGAGGCCATTGTGCTTCCCGGCAACATCGTCGGCTGGTACGAAGCGCCGATCTACGCGCGCGTCACGGGCTATGTGAAGATGTGGTACAAGCGCTACGGAGACGAAGTGAAAAAGGGCGATCTCCTCGCCGAAATCAACACCCCGGACCTCGATGCCGAATATCTACAGGCTCAGGCGGATTTGCAATCCGAGCGCGCCAAGTATCGGCTCGCCGAGGTGACCGCGAATCGCTGGATCGCGCTGCGCCCGAATCATGCGGTGTCCGAGCAGTCGATCACGGTGCAGGAACAAAACTTGAAATCTCAGGCCGCGGTGGTCAGGGCAGCGGAGCAAAAGGTCAAGAACATCGAGGCGTTCATCGGGTTTAAAAAGATCATCGCGCCGTTTGACGGTGTCGTCATCCAACGCAACATCAATGTCGGCGACTTGGTCAGTAAAGAGGGCAACCTCAGCACCCCCAATGCGAAAAGTAACCTGTTTACAGTGGCCGTCGTCGATAAGTTGCGTCTCTTTGTCAATGTGCCCCAGACGTTCGGGCCGTTTCTTCGTTCAGGCTTGACGGCCGACGTGACCGTTGCGCCGTTGCCTCACCGGCATTTCAACTTCCAGTTTCTGACCGTCGCCAAGGGGTTCGATATAGGCACGCGCACGGCGACCACTATTTTCACGATCGAGAACGAGGACCGTGCGCTCTGGCCCGGCACCTATGCCCAGGTCCACATGACGACGCCGATCGATCAACAAGCCTTCATCCTGCCGTCCTCCGTGTTGATCTATAAGGAGCATGCCACACAAGTGGCTGTGGTGAATGAGGATGACCATGTGCGCTTGCAAACAATCACCGTGGAGAAACTCTTCGACAACATCATCCAAGTCTCAGAGGGGATTGGCCCGAACGACCGCATCGTGAACAACCCCAGTGCCGCGTTGCTCGAAGGCTCCAAAGTGCGCATCGTGACGCCGGAGCTCGGGTACGACCTCAACCCAGCGGAAACGTCCACATGATAGAAGATCCCATGACGAGGAATAGGCTCCACAAACTGAAGCCCTCGCATCAATAAGATTGGGTTGCCGCATATCGATTTGACACCCAACTATGAACCGCTTCAACTTGTGGTGACGTGGTAGAGGGCGCGAGGAAATTCTATGCGCAGGAGCCGAGTCATGGGGTTGAGCCTAGCTCATCGAGAGGCACAAGACAAGATCTGACCCCATTTGTTGTCAGACTCTTCCATTCGCGACTCTCCTCCGGCTTCGCGCCGACACACCCCGACCCTTTTATTTTTCGCCTCAGGACCCACATCTGGTGAGGAGCGCCATACGTACTCGACGCAGGCCGCGTCTTCAGCACCGCGGCGTGCGAAAAGAGTGGTGTTTCCCTTGACCGGAGCCTTCGAGATGGGCGACCCCTTTTCTATCCACTCACGATAGACCCCTATTTCAATCTGGGTCGCTCGGTTGCCCCGAACATGGGCCGGGGGCACGGAGGCACCGCGAAGAGCGGGGCGCGGTCCGGCTGGCCGACCTGACTACGGAGGCGACGGCAGGGAGAACGGCGCTGCATCCTGCTCGCACACCGTTCCCTCGGGCGGCAGTGCGCCGCCCAGGAGGAAATCGACCGCGTAGTTATAGGCGCATGTGCTCGGGTTGACCAGAGCGGTATGGCCGTTTCCCCTGACCGTGAGCAACCGGGCGTAACCCAGCTGCTCGAGCATCTTCACGGAGCTCGCATACGGGGTCGCCGGGTCGCCGGTGTTGCCGATGAGCAGGATCGGGTTCGCCCTTGGCGTGTTCCACGGCCCCTCGTAGACTCGAAGCGCGCGGGCGGGCCAGGTGGCACAGGGCTCGTCCTGCCACAGGATGGGGAGGCCGATCGGTCCCGAGCGCTGGAGGACGAACGGCTCGAGGTTGATGTAGTCTGCGGGATCGCGGGGGCTCGGGGTCTCGGCGCACTCCACCGCCATCTCCTGCTCCGGCCCCGCGTACCGCTCTTTCATGCGCTTGGGTGGCTGTTTTAAGGCGGGCGCGTCCGCCTGCGCTGAATTGACGCCTCCCGCCTGCGCAACCGCCTCGAGAATGACCGCAAGCCCTCCCCACCCAGGAACGTCCAGGTCCGAAAACTTCTCGTTCGCGAACGGTTGAACGATGAAGAGACCCTCGCTCATTATGGTGAGCACCCTGCCGTAGGTAATGATGGTGCCCGACGGAAACGTGATCGGACCCTCGCGCAACCGTTCGAGGAGCGCGCCCCATTTCTTCTCGGTCGCCCTGGCGCTGCCCGCGGTGAACGCGCAGTTCTCCTTGGGCGCCTGCCCGCACAGCGTGAGGAAGGCATCGAGCGACTTCTGGAGCCCGACGTCCTGGCCCAGGCGGAGCATCGTGGGGAGCGCCGGGGTCTTGTCCCCGCCGGCCAGCCAGATCTCCGGGGCCGCGTTGCCGTCCAGCACAAGCCTGCCGACCGCGTGCGGAAACAGGTTCGCGTAGGTGGCGCCCAGCATCGTGCCGTAGGAAATGCCCCAGTAGTGGAGCGCGCTCTCGCCGACCGCCTGGCGCAGCAGGTCGAGGTCGCGCGCCACGTCGGCAGTCGACATGTGCGAGAGCAGCGCGCCGTTCCGCTTCGCGCAGCGCTCCCCGGCCTCGGTCCACTTGTTGATGTACGTCAGCTGCTGCTGCAGTCCGATCGGGATGGAATTGGCGAACTCGCCGAGGAACGCGTCTTCCTCATCCCCGCTCGCGAAGCACTGCACGCCCGAGCTTTCGCCGGTGCCGCGCGGATCCCAGCTGACGATGTCGAAACGTTGCCGCAGCGTGGCCGGGAAGAAAGTGAACCATGCGGGAAGGAAGACCGTGCCCATGCCGCCCGGACCGCCGGGGTTGAAGAACAGCGTCCCGATGCGCGTCGACTGGTCGTCCGCCGGGTGCATGATGACCGTCAGCTTGATAGACTTGCCCGCGGGGTCGTGGTAGTCGAACGGAACCTTCACCGTGGCGCAGAGAAAACCTCCGACGGCCCTGCCTGCGCTGCCTTTCGGGCATTCCTTCCAGTCGAGCTCCGGGACGGCGGGTGGAGCTGCGCCCCGTGAGTCGGCGGTTGCCGGTGAGCAGATGGCGAGTCCGGCCACCGCGAGCGCCACGGTCATCAGGAGTCTCCCCGCCGCGGATTGTGCGCGCACCGACGGTCGCACATCGGGCTGGATCGAACCGGGTCGGAGAGTCATCTCAGTGTCCTCCCTCGGTTGTGGTGCCGAACAGCGGATGGCTTGCTTCGTCTAGGTCTTACTTGCGACGGCCGATTCGACTGGCGGAAGTCGGTCAGGAGTATATACCGCCTCGACGGTATTGTCGATCATGACCAGTCGATTCCGGACCAACGGCGGCGAGGAGATTCGAGCCACCAGTGGGGACCGCCCGCGAGCAAATTGACAGATCGCTCGAACGGAATGAAATAAAAAGGGTCGGGAATCTTTTCTTGACAAGCTTATGCCGCTTTTAGTACAAACCCTCCCATGCCACGCCGTCCGCGCCTCGCAGCCGGAGATTTCGCCTACCATGTCCTGAATCGTCGTGTCGGACGTCTGTCGCTGTTTGAGACACGAATCGACTATGTCGCCTTCGAGAAGATTTTGGCGGAAGCGCATGCCGCCTCCGGAATCCGCATCGCCGCCTATTGTCTGATGCCGAATCATTGGCATCTGCTCCTCTGGCCGAAACGCGATGGAGAACTCTCCGAGGTGGTCCGCTGGATCACCGTGACGCATACCCAACGATGGCACGCTCGCCATCAGACAGCGGGCACTGGCCCGGTCTACCAGGGCCGGTTCAAATCGTTTCCGATACAGGCCGATGAGCATTTCCTCGCAGTTGCCCGTTATGTGGAGCGCAATGCGTTGCGGGCGAGAATGGTCAAACAAGCCGAAAATTGGCAATGGTCCAGCTTGTGGCGCCGAACGCAGGGGGACCCGAAGCTGACCGCATGGCTGAGCGACTGGCCGATAGACCGCCCACGGAATTGGGTGGCGCGGGTGAATCGTCCTGAAACCGGCGAGGAACTGGAGGCCCTTCGAGTGAGTGTGCAACGCGGCCGCCCCTTTGGCGAAGAAGCCTGGGTGAAACGGATGGCGAAACGATTCGGAATGGAATCCACGTTACGACCCCGCGGGCGCCCGAAGGGCTCGTAAACACAGTCTGCCGATCCGTTAGGACTTCTTGTAGTTGATGACCTTGCTACAGGAAAGCACAGCGTGGGTGATCTCGATGTTCAGCCTCTCCCCTACCCTTTCAACAGCCAGACATTCTCTTTGGCAGGTCCTTTCCCCTTCAACCCACCGGCAACCTGCGTGGTGGCAATGAGTGTGAGATCATACGTCGTGGCGTAGTGCCGGTGGACCTCCTCATCGCTCACAGAAAACGGAGGACCTTCCATCAGGCTCTGATCGTAGTCGTAGCAAATAAGTAATTGGTGCGACTTCTTAGTAACTTCCGTGAGGTGTGCTGTGTATCGCTTGCGCATTTCTGCTGGAAACGCCACCAATGCGGCCCGGTCATAGACGGCATCAACTGGGCCGAGCATCTTTCCAGACACCGCAAAGATATCGCCGACAAAGATGTCGAGATTGTTCGCGCTCCACTGCTCGACGTTGCCGGCTGTCGCTCTGTTCGGTTGCACGCCAAGTTCCATAAATAATTGCTCAATCGCGAGTTGACTCAATTCAGCTCCCACCACACGATAGCCATGGGACAGCAGCCAAGAAATATCCAGTGTCTTTCCACACAAGGGGACAAAGATCCGACAGCCTTGGGCTACCGATAGCTCATGAAAATGTTTGACGAGGAGTGGATTGGCTTGGTCTTCGTGGAAGCCAATTTCATTTTTCTCCCACCGCTGATGCCAAAAACTTGGGTCCATGTTCATCCCCTTTGTACAGAACAATTGAGCAACTGATCAGCTTCGTATCCACTGTCGAATTGGGCACTGGCATGAGATATTTGATGTTGGTTCATCAATTGTCAAGCGTCATCCAGCTCAGCTTCGGGGTGTTATCTCTCGATCATCCTTCAGTCTTTCTCACTTCTCTGGTAGATACACCTTCTTAGTTACGGTACACTCTTCCGCATAACACGATGCGCCTTGATACCGGAGGCCACACGATGCCCGAACCCGATATCACCTCTCTTCTCCCTCATGCACAACTCGTTCAAATGGGCACTGCACACTGGGTGTCGCACATCCTCTACGTCACCGCAAAGTTGAGCCTGGCAGACCATCTGGCCAAGGGACCGACCCATGCAGATGACTTGGCCGCTGTGACGAACACCCATCCCCCTTCCCTTGGTCGTTTTCTGCGGACGCTTGGACACCTAGGACTCGTAACCAAGGACAGCGCAGACCGCTTCACGCTGACCACTCTCGGTGCGGCATTAAAAAGCGGCGCCCCTGGTTCAGCACGCGCGGCGATCCTGACATTGGCGAGCCCGATCATGACGCAGGGATGGGGACATCTGCTTGAATCAGTCCAGACCGGAAAACCTGGGCTGGAACAGGTCACGGGCATGCCCATCTTCGACTGGCTGGCCCAGCATCCCGCAGAAGCCTCCCTCTTCAGCGAGACAATGGTGAGTTTCCACGGAGCGGAACCATCCGCCGTGGCGGACGCGTACGACTTCTCCGGCATGCGTACGATCGTGGACGTCGGCGGAGCGACGGGCAATCTGTTGGCCACTATTCTGAGCCAGCACCCCAAACCGCGTGGTATCCTGTACGATCTTCCCCACGTTACCCGCGACGCTCCGGCGCTTCTTCAGTCCCGCGGCGTGGCCGGTCGGGTGACGATTGAGTCCGGCAGTTTCTTCGATCGCGTACCCACCGGCCATGATACGTATCTGCTTTCACACATCATTCACGATTGGACCGAAGCTCAGTGTCTGACGATTCTTGGCCATTGCCAGCGAGCCCTCGCACCGGCCGGTCTGGTGCTGATCATCGAGATGGTTCTACCGGAAGACAACACGCCGCACCCGGGAAAGATGCTCGACATGATGATGCTCGTCGGCCCCGGCGGACAAGAACGGACAATCCCGGAATATCGCCAACTCCTCGATAAGGCCGGTCTTCGACTGACGAGGGTTGTGGCCACGAATTCAGCCGTGAGCATCGTGGAGGCGATGAGCGCCTGATCGATACGTTCACGGGTTCTTCCGCTTCGACGGCTTGCTCACCTTCTGCACCATTACGATCACACGGATGTGCGACTATGCCGCCTGGAGGAGGTGCGAAAATTTTATGCGACTCGTTTAC includes the following:
- a CDS encoding sensor histidine kinase → MGYDTNRALLSVIIGIGVGLFCLDLYLPSGISTGVLYGGLVILSFLLPYRKGPLIAAAVCSILDLAGTDLGLTIVGVPHWMGVVNRLFSLTALWLPLLFFLHRRRAENELRQAHDELEARVQARTQQLATLNQSLITEIADRKETEQSLRASEAALQARERQLQQNREELRALAGQLLTAQEEDRRRISRDLHDHINQRLAMLTMDLRQLEKGRFTDHDHLRDEIRRVSECLTLVSDDVRQMAYRFHPSILDDLGLTKAVRGLVDDFSTHTGIQSAYVHNDPVAALPDEVTICIYRIVQESLSNVARHAQASQVEVEVMCDEETIDLSIRDNGVGFDLEQSSKPGGHLGLLSMKERVRLAQGTLVVESTRGHGTHIRVAIPLTQGGRHV
- a CDS encoding response regulator transcription factor yields the protein MSKPRVLLADDHLLVLEGFRRILEGQYELVGAVEDGRALLDAAEKLQPDIVILDVSMPLLNGIDAAAQLKKICPSTKIIIVTMHADREYIRSAFEAGASAYVLKRSAVDELDQAIRAAVAGHSYITPLITKDMLDVFLSTASDTPGETQRLTTRQREVLQLLTEGRTAKEIANILNISSRTVEFHKSQILMQLNLQTTADLIKYALTHGIVPTS
- a CDS encoding efflux RND transporter permease subunit, producing the protein MNQLVLIALRRPYTFVVMSILIMFLGTKTIRHMPTDVFPNITIPVTSVVWIYSGMIPPQVEGRITYMFERFLTSTVEGIKYIHSHSYYGSSITNIFLQDGVDVGRAEADIVGIAQNVVKALPPDISPPMVMRLAPSSIPVAMLEISSDDMTPAELYNLTYMRIRPLMVTVPGIVLPHPYGGQDMQVMVNLDPQKMLARHLTPSDIHDVLMKQYLVLPSGDIKIKQTDWVVLTNASPLKIDDFANIPIKREGNAYVYLRDVASVRLMGRVQQNMVLVKGKQTVILVAMKSTEASTLDVVEGIKKMIPRAERVSPEGVRIRLLDDASTFVKDSISDVLHEMLTAGALVGLIVLLLLGSWRATVIVWVSIPLSILTAIIGLHWLEETINVMTLGGLALAVGILVDDATVMIENIDRHLEMGKPLEQAIIDAANQIVVPTLVATLCIAIAWFPLFDLSGVAGYLFKPMAEAVMIAMIASFIFSRTLVPTMAKYMMKSHHGQPHEPHGHQPHGQPAAEPSRNPFVRFQQGFERRFNRFRESYETLLKRMIARRRAFVTVSLAVAVGSMGLFFFLGRDYFPEIRSGVIQMHMRAPLGTRIEVSGRITTLVANSIEELLPNQVENIVSNCGLPVGPHNLAFIPTPTIGSQDCDMTILLHDEKSPVWDIRKTLRKGLKERYPGTEFTFQPSDLTAKILNFGAPAPIDVQVNGPDTYPSYEYTLKLADEFRRIPGAKDVVVHQTMRTPTMMVEGNRTFGLNVDRTLRDMAENLLMTTAGSQQIDQIYWLDPSTGMSYLINVYTPQPFINSVNSLKTVPVDSSNDLKGEVQLLGNLSDLIPEGTPGVITHGNIMPLFDIYVSVEDRDLGGVLADVQKVAKSMEDEKPRSAEVEIHGQASLMYDAYAELIFGLLVAIMLIYLLIVVNFQSWLDPFIIITALPGALAGIAWALFLTHTRLSEPALTGAIMCMGTATANSILVVSYAREMLQEHGDALRAAIEAGTTRFRPVLMTAAAMIFGMVPMATGYSQNAPLGRAVIGGLLMATLFTLLFVPCVYAIIYSRRTAKLPKEII
- a CDS encoding efflux RND transporter periplasmic adaptor subunit codes for the protein MIATLVRSRIAIAAIILCGLYLGYRIHEAQSEAALLRDRTLAEAVPTVAVVSPKPTPKSEAIVLPGNIVGWYEAPIYARVTGYVKMWYKRYGDEVKKGDLLAEINTPDLDAEYLQAQADLQSERAKYRLAEVTANRWIALRPNHAVSEQSITVQEQNLKSQAAVVRAAEQKVKNIEAFIGFKKIIAPFDGVVIQRNINVGDLVSKEGNLSTPNAKSNLFTVAVVDKLRLFVNVPQTFGPFLRSGLTADVTVAPLPHRHFNFQFLTVAKGFDIGTRTATTIFTIENEDRALWPGTYAQVHMTTPIDQQAFILPSSVLIYKEHATQVAVVNEDDHVRLQTITVEKLFDNIIQVSEGIGPNDRIVNNPSAALLEGSKVRIVTPELGYDLNPAETST
- a CDS encoding alpha/beta hydrolase — encoded protein: MTVALAVAGLAICSPATADSRGAAPPAVPELDWKECPKGSAGRAVGGFLCATVKVPFDYHDPAGKSIKLTVIMHPADDQSTRIGTLFFNPGGPGGMGTVFLPAWFTFFPATLRQRFDIVSWDPRGTGESSGVQCFASGDEEDAFLGEFANSIPIGLQQQLTYINKWTEAGERCAKRNGALLSHMSTADVARDLDLLRQAVGESALHYWGISYGTMLGATYANLFPHAVGRLVLDGNAAPEIWLAGGDKTPALPTMLRLGQDVGLQKSLDAFLTLCGQAPKENCAFTAGSARATEKKWGALLERLREGPITFPSGTIITYGRVLTIMSEGLFIVQPFANEKFSDLDVPGWGGLAVILEAVAQAGGVNSAQADAPALKQPPKRMKERYAGPEQEMAVECAETPSPRDPADYINLEPFVLQRSGPIGLPILWQDEPCATWPARALRVYEGPWNTPRANPILLIGNTGDPATPYASSVKMLEQLGYARLLTVRGNGHTALVNPSTCAYNYAVDFLLGGALPPEGTVCEQDAAPFSLPSPP
- a CDS encoding transposase gives rise to the protein MPRRPRLAAGDFAYHVLNRRVGRLSLFETRIDYVAFEKILAEAHAASGIRIAAYCLMPNHWHLLLWPKRDGELSEVVRWITVTHTQRWHARHQTAGTGPVYQGRFKSFPIQADEHFLAVARYVERNALRARMVKQAENWQWSSLWRRTQGDPKLTAWLSDWPIDRPRNWVARVNRPETGEELEALRVSVQRGRPFGEEAWVKRMAKRFGMESTLRPRGRPKGS
- the tmpT gene encoding thiopurine S-methyltransferase, whose protein sequence is MDPSFWHQRWEKNEIGFHEDQANPLLVKHFHELSVAQGCRIFVPLCGKTLDISWLLSHGYRVVGAELSQLAIEQLFMELGVQPNRATAGNVEQWSANNLDIFVGDIFAVSGKMLGPVDAVYDRAALVAFPAEMRKRYTAHLTEVTKKSHQLLICYDYDQSLMEGPPFSVSDEEVHRHYATTYDLTLIATTQVAGGLKGKGPAKENVWLLKG